One window of Methanospirillum lacunae genomic DNA carries:
- a CDS encoding PAS domain S-box protein, which produces MIGDLEELRRIKEQLAEHPRGMSITDISQVLGIHRTTVAKYLDGLQMKGEVDLRIVSTAKVYHLSNRIPSSALAVCTRDPYILITCRMVVGAIRNGFCEIIGLSDDPTGKQITDPSLSLLMQNDMIFRVKRAVQGQKDNLDLTIRVRSIDRWLDISIIPVVCDDGRPGCAIILKDETRMKEALHQAEIYRKEAETLSADQNEFIFRSRPDGILTYVNNAFCRRMERERNELVGFPYEPVISHEDLERLTRLRADLTPKNSIAKIAFKTIQADGMVAWEEWQYRGIFTSDGILGSIQAIGTDISERKHLEEQLQIYHANFEAVIKQRTREMRAANQDLMAEMTRREKLERELLIIRFVFDQASDSILLFDRTGAVYRANETACKLLGYSLEEIQQITVFDINPEISTEIWQTMWEIQREEEETFRVRSVHRRHDGEIIPVEISRKFIIAGPLSLFCSIAREIVG; this is translated from the coding sequence ATGATCGGAGATCTTGAAGAACTCAGGCGAATCAAGGAACAACTCGCAGAGCATCCACGTGGAATGTCCATTACCGACATCTCGCAGGTGCTTGGGATACACCGGACAACGGTGGCTAAGTACCTCGACGGACTGCAGATGAAAGGAGAAGTAGATCTTCGGATTGTGAGCACAGCCAAAGTATACCATCTTTCAAATAGGATTCCCTCTTCAGCCCTTGCTGTGTGCACACGTGATCCCTACATTCTCATCACCTGCCGGATGGTCGTGGGAGCTATCAGAAACGGTTTTTGTGAGATCATCGGATTATCTGACGATCCTACAGGTAAACAGATCACTGATCCCAGTTTGAGCCTTCTCATGCAAAACGATATGATCTTCAGAGTCAAACGAGCAGTTCAGGGGCAGAAAGACAACCTTGATCTCACCATAAGGGTCAGAAGTATTGACCGGTGGCTTGATATATCGATTATTCCCGTGGTCTGTGATGACGGGCGTCCTGGATGTGCAATCATCCTCAAGGATGAGACAAGAATGAAAGAAGCTCTCCACCAGGCTGAAATCTATAGAAAAGAGGCTGAAACCCTATCAGCAGACCAGAACGAGTTCATCTTCAGATCACGTCCTGACGGAATACTCACCTATGTCAATAATGCGTTCTGCAGGAGGATGGAGAGAGAAAGGAATGAACTAGTAGGATTCCCCTATGAACCCGTTATCTCACATGAAGATCTTGAGAGACTCACAAGGCTACGAGCTGATCTGACACCAAAAAACTCGATTGCAAAGATTGCATTTAAAACGATACAGGCTGACGGGATGGTAGCATGGGAAGAGTGGCAGTACAGGGGGATATTCACAAGTGATGGAATACTTGGAAGTATCCAGGCAATTGGTACAGACATTTCAGAGCGCAAACACCTTGAAGAACAACTGCAGATCTACCATGCCAACTTCGAAGCTGTAATTAAACAGAGAACACGGGAAATGAGGGCAGCAAATCAGGACCTGATGGCAGAGATGACGCGACGGGAAAAGCTGGAAAGAGAACTTTTAATCATCAGGTTTGTCTTTGACCAGGCATCCGACTCAATACTCCTTTTTGATCGCACTGGAGCAGTGTATCGGGCAAATGAGACCGCATGTAAATTGCTTGGATATTCACTTGAGGAGATTCAGCAGATCACTGTCTTTGACATTAATCCAGAGATCAGCACAGAAATCTGGCAGACGATGTGGGAGATTCAGAGAGAGGAAGAAGAAACCTTCAGGGTCAGATCTGTTCATCGAAGACATGATGGTGAAATCATTCCAGTTGAGATATCAAGAAAATTCATCATAGCCGGACCCTTGTCACTCTTCTGTTCTATCGCTCGTGAAATTGTCGGATAA
- the acs gene encoding acetate--CoA ligase: MAEDFEVKLEKKAYIPAPHYLANSALGNYKEAYNKFTSDPDGFWDEKARELKWMRPWEKVREWNHPYARWFTSAKLNITENCLDRHVNNGRRNKLAIIWRGEDGREEVLTYRQLYRSVMRFANALKSLGVQKGDRICFYMPFVPEHVVAILACARIGAIHSIVYAGFGAEALHSRIRDANAKIVITADVGKRRGKTIPLKSIVDDAVRNAPSVEKVIVLCREKCPLELYSELEVDFYGIQEGMSDECPAEEMDAEDPLFILYTSGTTGSAKGIVHACGGYMVGTHYTCKYIFDIKENDVYWCSADPGWITGHSYIVYGPLSVGATVVITETTPDYPDYGVWWSIIEEFGVSIFYTAPTAIRMFMRVGEEWPNKYDLSSLRIIGSVGEPLNPEAFEWYYRVIGKNRCPILDTWWQTETGMHMITTPLGMPMKPGFAGVPIPGVFADVVDKDGNPVPAGQGGLLVIKGPWPSMMRTVYNNDERYRKYWTQIKDYYTVGDLAVKDDDGYIMILGRSDDIIIVAGHNLGTAEVESALVEHEAVAEAAVIGVPDDIKGQAVKAFVTLVQGYEPSQKLVSELTYHVRMSIGPIAMPNAIEFMDKLPKTRSGKIMRRLLKAKEMGIDPGDISTLEE; this comes from the coding sequence ATGGCTGAAGACTTTGAAGTAAAGCTTGAGAAGAAAGCCTACATTCCTGCCCCTCACTACCTTGCAAATTCTGCGCTGGGTAATTACAAAGAGGCTTATAACAAGTTCACATCAGATCCGGATGGATTCTGGGATGAAAAAGCACGTGAACTGAAATGGATGCGCCCGTGGGAGAAGGTTAGGGAATGGAATCATCCGTATGCCCGCTGGTTTACTAGTGCCAAGCTGAACATCACCGAGAACTGCCTGGATCGTCATGTGAACAATGGACGACGTAACAAACTCGCCATCATCTGGAGAGGTGAAGATGGAAGAGAAGAAGTCCTGACGTACAGGCAGCTGTACCGCTCTGTTATGAGGTTTGCAAACGCCCTGAAAAGTCTGGGGGTACAGAAGGGTGATCGCATCTGTTTCTATATGCCCTTTGTTCCAGAGCATGTGGTAGCAATACTGGCTTGTGCAAGGATCGGTGCTATCCACTCGATCGTCTATGCAGGGTTCGGAGCAGAAGCACTCCACTCTAGGATACGTGATGCTAATGCCAAGATTGTTATAACGGCCGATGTTGGTAAACGAAGAGGAAAGACGATCCCTCTCAAAAGTATTGTTGATGATGCTGTTCGCAATGCCCCCAGCGTTGAGAAGGTTATCGTGCTCTGCCGGGAGAAATGCCCACTGGAGTTGTACTCAGAATTAGAGGTTGATTTCTATGGGATCCAGGAAGGGATGTCGGATGAGTGTCCCGCTGAAGAGATGGATGCTGAAGATCCCCTTTTCATCCTTTATACAAGTGGGACCACTGGATCTGCCAAAGGGATTGTCCACGCATGTGGTGGGTACATGGTTGGAACCCATTACACCTGCAAGTACATCTTTGACATCAAGGAGAACGATGTCTACTGGTGCTCAGCTGATCCAGGCTGGATCACGGGGCACAGTTACATCGTTTACGGCCCGCTCTCAGTCGGTGCTACTGTTGTTATCACTGAAACAACGCCCGATTATCCTGATTACGGTGTCTGGTGGAGTATCATCGAAGAATTTGGCGTATCGATCTTCTACACTGCTCCGACTGCAATCAGGATGTTTATGCGGGTAGGCGAAGAGTGGCCTAACAAGTATGACCTAAGTTCGCTCAGAATCATTGGTTCGGTCGGTGAACCCCTCAACCCTGAAGCCTTCGAATGGTACTATCGGGTTATCGGAAAGAACCGGTGCCCGATTCTGGATACCTGGTGGCAGACTGAAACTGGAATGCATATGATCACAACACCACTTGGAATGCCGATGAAACCGGGTTTCGCCGGGGTTCCAATTCCTGGAGTGTTTGCCGATGTGGTTGACAAGGATGGAAACCCGGTACCTGCTGGCCAGGGTGGTCTGTTGGTCATCAAGGGACCCTGGCCGTCGATGATGAGAACCGTGTATAATAATGATGAGCGGTACCGGAAGTACTGGACCCAGATCAAGGATTATTATACAGTCGGCGATCTCGCGGTTAAGGATGATGACGGATACATTATGATCCTGGGGCGTTCTGATGACATTATCATCGTTGCAGGTCACAATCTCGGTACTGCAGAGGTGGAGTCTGCCCTTGTAGAGCACGAGGCTGTCGCAGAAGCAGCGGTTATCGGTGTTCCAGACGATATCAAGGGCCAGGCAGTCAAGGCATTCGTGACACTAGTCCAGGGATATGAGCCCAGTCAGAAGCTTGTGTCTGAACTGACATACCACGTGAGGATGAGTATCGGGCCAATAGCCATGCCAAATGCGATCGAGTTCATGGATAAATTGCCGAAGACAAGGAGTGGGAAGATCATGCGACGGCTTCTCAAGGCAAAAGAGATGGGCATAGATCCAGGGGATATTTCAACACTGGAAGAATAG
- a CDS encoding universal stress protein, translating into MTEKGLHGQGKSKYDPIVLATDGSASALAATIRAINHAKREGKMVHVITVSGPSPLVGVEKLAEDYAVGRTCKVDGVWFAENYADEQDVQITVIRRDGPIAGVIVGYASEVGADLIAMGSSNLHGVAGFMLGDVSEAVLRLSGCTVWAVKPTREEMERVVQKVKKYVKPIKTEKSVDLIPDKKLWNIGMIMFTLYVVAYAVFTVVGTFMRDILSMRVFGLNLAILSGMGIIIAAIVIALAYNWYAGTRAVLV; encoded by the coding sequence ATGACTGAAAAAGGATTGCATGGACAGGGGAAATCAAAATATGATCCAATTGTTCTCGCAACTGATGGTTCAGCTTCAGCACTAGCAGCAACGATAAGAGCAATAAATCATGCAAAACGGGAAGGAAAGATGGTGCATGTCATCACCGTCTCCGGTCCTTCCCCCCTTGTTGGGGTTGAAAAACTGGCAGAAGATTATGCAGTTGGCAGAACCTGCAAGGTTGATGGAGTCTGGTTTGCTGAAAATTACGCTGACGAGCAGGATGTTCAGATAACCGTTATCAGAAGGGATGGCCCGATAGCCGGAGTCATCGTCGGGTATGCTTCTGAGGTTGGAGCCGATCTCATCGCGATGGGGAGTTCAAATCTCCATGGTGTAGCAGGGTTCATGCTTGGTGATGTATCTGAAGCTGTACTCCGGTTATCTGGATGTACTGTCTGGGCAGTTAAACCCACACGAGAGGAGATGGAAAGGGTTGTTCAAAAGGTAAAAAAGTATGTTAAACCAATCAAAACGGAAAAATCTGTTGATCTGATACCCGATAAGAAACTTTGGAATATTGGAATGATCATGTTTACCCTCTATGTGGTTGCTTATGCTGTCTTTACAGTAGTTGGAACCTTTATGAGAGATATTCTTTCAATGAGGGTATTTGGTCTCAATCTCGCGATATTATCAGGAATGGGTATCATAATCGCTGCAATAGTAATTGCCCTTGCATACAACTGGTACGCCGGGACCAGGGCAGTTCTGGTATAG
- a CDS encoding solute symporter family protein — protein MDYSFKPLAFTIFVLITLSTLALSFYAARRVRTASHFYTAGGGVKWFVNGIAFAGDYLSAASFLGIAGMIAFSGFDGFMYSIGFLAGWIVALLIIAEPLRKIGKFTFGDALAWRFASKKIRLCAALSALVVSIFYLIPQMVGAGSIIQPLIGLPYEAGVIIVGAVVILIVATAGMVSTTYVQFIKGFLLLIAAGALTVGVLAVAGMGPLEFISTVLNSPAITVPASNGTVTGDVFMTPGMKFKNPLDFASLALGLILGTAALPHILIRYFTVPTPADARKSTVVAIIAIGVFYVLTLFLGLGANYFMTVDPKNSNLSAPLLAEFIGGEWFFAIIASIAFATILGTVSGLIIAAAGAIAHDIYTEVMGRRSDDKKALRISKLTAVTVGVIAIILGIISKGQNVAFLVGLAFAIAASANIPALICTLFWKRSTERGIIAGILTGLLLSVSLILISPTVMGKAALFPLENPGIISIPLGFLVTILVSLTGKEKKRPTGIENPASM, from the coding sequence ATGGATTATAGTTTCAAACCACTCGCATTCACAATATTTGTGCTCATCACCCTGTCTACCCTTGCTCTCTCATTCTATGCAGCAAGGCGTGTTAGGACAGCAAGTCACTTTTATACTGCAGGAGGAGGCGTAAAGTGGTTTGTCAATGGCATTGCATTTGCTGGAGATTACCTCTCGGCTGCCTCGTTCCTGGGTATCGCAGGAATGATCGCCTTCTCTGGATTTGATGGGTTTATGTACTCGATCGGATTTTTGGCTGGGTGGATTGTTGCCCTGTTGATTATCGCGGAACCACTTCGCAAGATCGGGAAGTTTACCTTCGGTGATGCCCTGGCCTGGAGGTTTGCAAGTAAGAAGATACGACTATGTGCTGCTCTTTCGGCATTGGTAGTTAGTATTTTTTACCTGATTCCTCAGATGGTTGGGGCCGGATCAATAATCCAGCCGCTCATTGGTCTTCCATATGAGGCTGGGGTCATCATCGTCGGTGCTGTTGTGATCCTGATTGTAGCAACAGCAGGTATGGTCTCAACAACCTATGTGCAGTTCATCAAGGGATTTCTCCTGTTGATTGCAGCCGGAGCCCTAACGGTTGGGGTACTTGCCGTAGCAGGAATGGGGCCATTAGAGTTTATCTCAACAGTCCTGAATAGTCCGGCGATCACGGTACCGGCAAGCAATGGAACAGTAACAGGTGATGTATTCATGACTCCGGGAATGAAGTTTAAAAATCCTCTCGACTTCGCCTCCCTGGCTCTTGGGCTGATCCTTGGGACTGCTGCATTGCCGCATATCCTGATCAGGTATTTCACTGTTCCAACCCCTGCAGACGCACGGAAATCTACCGTAGTAGCCATTATTGCCATCGGGGTATTCTATGTCCTGACCCTGTTCCTGGGTCTTGGTGCTAATTACTTCATGACGGTGGATCCAAAGAACTCAAACCTCTCTGCTCCGCTTCTTGCAGAGTTTATCGGAGGGGAATGGTTCTTTGCGATCATCGCATCAATCGCGTTTGCAACCATCCTTGGAACTGTATCCGGGTTAATCATCGCGGCTGCGGGCGCAATTGCCCACGATATCTATACTGAAGTGATGGGGAGGAGATCTGATGACAAGAAAGCACTTCGGATATCCAAACTAACGGCGGTGACAGTTGGGGTGATTGCCATCATTCTGGGTATCATTTCCAAAGGACAGAATGTAGCCTTCCTTGTAGGGCTGGCCTTTGCCATAGCAGCATCAGCAAACATCCCTGCTCTGATATGCACGCTTTTCTGGAAGCGTAGCACCGAGCGGGGGATCATAGCTGGGATCCTGACCGGTTTACTACTCTCCGTCAGTTTAATCCTGATAAGTCCGACAGTAATGGGAAAAGCCGCGCTTTTTCCGCTTGAAAATCCCGGGATTATATCTATTCCGCTGGGTTTCCTGGTAACGATTCTGGTATCATTAACAGGGAAAGAGAAAAAGAGACCAACCGGGATAGAGAACCCGGCTTCAATGTAA
- a CDS encoding YwbE family protein — MSEICDGKSRGSIHSGLCVDIIQKQDQRSGKKTRGVVSEILTGSSFHPHGIKVRLKDGTVGRVCTIIQEETFSLNQAQD; from the coding sequence ATGTCTGAAATATGTGATGGAAAGAGCCGTGGATCGATCCACTCCGGTCTCTGTGTTGATATTATTCAAAAACAGGATCAACGATCCGGAAAGAAGACGCGTGGGGTGGTGAGTGAGATCCTGACTGGCTCGTCTTTTCATCCTCACGGCATCAAGGTGAGACTCAAAGATGGCACAGTCGGTAGGGTTTGCACAATAATTCAGGAAGAAACCTTTTCACTCAATCAGGCGCAGGATTAA
- a CDS encoding heavy metal translocating P-type ATPase: MADEKKKKIELAISGMHCASCAINLEKGLSSADGVSNAQVNFGTGKAVVEFNPAITDHATLTKEVEKSGFGVINEQVTIRIGGMTCAICAQTIETALKKLDGVITATVNLGSERAYVTYNPYVVTLFQMRDAITKAGYQYLGTDKEGTLKTGDNGLQADLHDKLTRVIAGFAISAILMALMAAPKDLMYPLIYLQFLIATPAFFWLGMPIFRAAFTSLKNRTLNMDVMYAMGTTVAYLASVLGTFGIVLDMSYILYETAIMLTSFLMLGRYLETRAKGRTSSAIQSLVRLQADTAAVIRDKEEIRVPIEDVIVGDMVVIRPGDRIPVDGSVISGSSFVDESMVTGEPLPVEKLQGDEVVAGTLATSGSLTFQARRIGADTMLSRIIRLVEDAQGSKPSVQRIADTAVTWFIPVVLVIAIGAFFFWFFVADAGLQFALQTLIAILVVACPCALGLATPTAITVGVGRGAELGILIRNGESLEISDRLTTVLFDKTGTLTQGKPVVTDIDVFTGSRPLLLSYVAALEHLSTHPLGEAIISKASEEGIEPVDVNQFTYLPGKGLMGEIAGGIIRAGNQHFIIEAGVPVESDANHKIIKRQEEGKTTILVSRDQQLLGLISVADSVKPSASSAIAELRQMHISSGMVTGDNQRTAQAVGQMVGIDRVIANVLPDEKEHEVSRLQQQKEVVAFVGDGINDAPALTRADTGIAIGSGTDVAIESADIILVRDEITDAVAAIQLARKVMGRIRLNLFWAFAYNIILIPLAAGLFYPVIIFRPEYGALAMALSSVTVVSLSLLLRKYTPPIRMKNPQTLSEDTAIDPVCGMEVKMANAQFKTTYQNKNFYFCSKGCLDAFKKEPEKFLKK; encoded by the coding sequence GATGACCTGTGCTATCTGTGCACAGACAATAGAGACCGCTCTTAAAAAACTGGATGGAGTTATTACGGCCACCGTAAATCTTGGTTCAGAACGGGCATATGTAACCTATAATCCCTATGTTGTCACCCTATTTCAAATGAGGGACGCTATCACAAAGGCTGGATACCAGTACCTAGGCACAGATAAGGAAGGGACCCTCAAGACAGGTGATAATGGACTTCAGGCAGACCTCCATGACAAACTTACACGGGTAATCGCAGGATTTGCAATATCAGCCATCCTCATGGCTTTAATGGCAGCACCCAAAGACCTGATGTATCCACTAATCTACCTTCAGTTTTTAATTGCGACTCCAGCGTTTTTCTGGCTTGGCATGCCGATATTCAGGGCTGCCTTCACGTCATTGAAAAACCGGACTCTGAATATGGATGTCATGTATGCAATGGGTACAACTGTTGCTTATCTTGCAAGTGTGCTTGGAACTTTTGGCATAGTGCTTGATATGAGTTATATCCTGTACGAGACTGCAATCATGCTGACATCATTCCTCATGCTCGGGAGGTACCTGGAGACGAGAGCAAAAGGAAGGACCTCATCGGCAATTCAGTCCTTGGTGCGACTACAGGCTGATACTGCTGCAGTTATCAGGGATAAGGAAGAAATCAGAGTCCCGATTGAGGATGTGATCGTGGGTGACATGGTGGTCATCAGACCGGGCGACAGAATCCCGGTGGATGGCTCAGTAATATCTGGATCCAGTTTTGTTGATGAATCCATGGTGACAGGTGAACCTCTTCCTGTTGAAAAATTACAAGGGGATGAGGTCGTAGCCGGGACTCTGGCAACATCCGGAAGTCTGACATTTCAGGCACGACGGATCGGTGCTGACACGATGCTCTCGCGGATCATACGATTAGTTGAAGATGCCCAGGGATCAAAACCTTCCGTTCAACGGATAGCGGATACTGCTGTCACATGGTTCATCCCGGTTGTCTTAGTAATTGCAATCGGAGCATTTTTCTTCTGGTTCTTTGTAGCTGATGCAGGGCTTCAATTCGCACTCCAAACCCTGATCGCAATTTTGGTGGTCGCCTGTCCCTGTGCATTAGGTCTTGCCACACCGACTGCCATCACTGTTGGAGTTGGAAGAGGAGCTGAGCTTGGAATACTAATAAGAAATGGTGAAAGTCTTGAGATTTCAGATCGCCTGACCACGGTACTTTTCGACAAGACCGGAACCCTTACACAAGGAAAACCTGTAGTAACCGACATTGATGTATTCACCGGTTCACGCCCACTTCTTCTCTCTTATGTTGCGGCTCTTGAACATCTTTCAACTCATCCTCTCGGTGAAGCAATTATCTCAAAAGCATCTGAAGAAGGAATAGAACCGGTAGATGTCAACCAGTTTACTTATCTACCCGGGAAGGGTCTGATGGGAGAGATCGCCGGAGGAATAATCAGGGCAGGAAATCAGCATTTCATCATTGAAGCCGGTGTCCCTGTCGAATCAGATGCGAATCATAAGATAATAAAAAGACAGGAGGAAGGAAAGACTACCATTCTTGTATCCAGAGACCAACAACTTCTTGGACTTATCTCCGTAGCCGACTCAGTGAAACCATCAGCTTCATCTGCTATTGCTGAACTGAGACAGATGCATATCTCTTCAGGGATGGTAACCGGTGATAACCAACGAACAGCCCAGGCAGTAGGACAGATGGTTGGGATAGACCGTGTTATTGCCAATGTGCTTCCTGACGAGAAAGAACATGAAGTATCCAGGCTTCAGCAGCAGAAAGAAGTAGTCGCTTTTGTCGGGGATGGGATCAATGATGCACCTGCACTCACCAGAGCAGATACAGGTATTGCAATAGGATCCGGAACTGATGTTGCAATAGAAAGTGCAGATATCATCCTTGTAAGGGATGAGATAACCGATGCCGTTGCTGCTATTCAACTGGCAAGAAAAGTTATGGGACGAATCAGACTCAATCTCTTCTGGGCATTTGCATACAATATTATTCTCATACCTCTCGCAGCGGGCCTATTCTACCCAGTAATTATCTTCAGACCAGAGTATGGCGCCCTTGCCATGGCACTCTCATCAGTGACAGTAGTATCATTATCATTACTTTTAAGGAAGTACACCCCACCAATCCGTATGAAAAATCCACAGACACTATCTGAAGATACCGCCATTGATCCGGTATGTGGAATGGAGGTAAAGATGGCAAATGCTCAGTTCAAAACCACATACCAGAACAAAAATTTTTATTTCTGCAGTAAAGGATGCCTTGACGCATTTAAAAAAGAACCTGAAAAATTCCTAAAAAAATAA